A genomic segment from Clostridium pasteurianum BC1 encodes:
- a CDS encoding PTS sugar transporter subunit IIA → MSNSFNEKSEIEKKDKNINITKTVVDNEFLVPISGKIINLDDVSDDVFSKRKMGDGFAIEPEDGNVFSPVDGMVTSVFPTKHGISIKSNSGLEILIHFGLNTVALKGEGFNLYTKEGAVVKAGDLILKVDIEEVKKKIPSIVVPIIFLEADNKAFTFKTGYVKAKEKDVIKISL, encoded by the coding sequence ATGTCTAATTCGTTTAATGAAAAATCAGAAATTGAAAAAAAGGACAAGAATATCAATATTACTAAAACTGTGGTTGATAATGAATTTTTAGTACCAATTTCAGGAAAGATTATAAATTTAGATGATGTAAGTGATGATGTCTTTTCTAAAAGGAAGATGGGAGATGGATTTGCCATAGAACCTGAAGATGGAAATGTATTTTCACCAGTAGATGGTATGGTCACTTCTGTATTTCCAACAAAACATGGCATATCCATAAAGAGTAATTCAGGACTTGAAATCTTAATTCATTTTGGATTAAATACTGTTGCATTAAAGGGGGAAGGTTTTAACCTTTATACCAAAGAAGGGGCAGTTGTTAAGGCAGGAGATTTAATTCTAAAAGTAGATATTGAAGAGGTAAAGAAAAAAATTCCGTCTATAGTTGTTCCAATAATTTTTTTAGAAGCAGATAATAAAGCTTTTACTTTTAAAACTGGCTATGTAAAAGCTAAAGAAAAAGATGTTATAAAAATAAGCTTGTAA
- a CDS encoding PTS sugar transporter subunit IIA, with protein MFNLLREKLGSKKNDVKSKAVEESNKDEFLVPVSGKIINLDDVSDEVFSKRMMGDGFAIEPEDGNVFSPVDGTVTSIFPTKHAISIKSNSGLEILIHFGLDTVELKGEGFNLRTEEGTVVKAGDLILEVNIDEIKKKVPSIVVPVIFLEANDKTFIFKTGNVKAKEKGIIQINL; from the coding sequence ATGTTCAATTTATTAAGAGAGAAATTAGGTTCTAAAAAAAATGATGTGAAATCAAAAGCTGTTGAAGAATCAAATAAGGATGAATTTTTAGTACCTGTTTCGGGAAAAATTATAAATTTAGATGATGTAAGTGATGAGGTTTTTTCCAAAAGGATGATGGGTGATGGATTTGCCATAGAACCTGAAGATGGGAATGTATTTTCACCAGTAGATGGTACGGTTACTTCTATATTTCCAACAAAACATGCCATCTCCATAAAGAGTAATTCAGGACTTGAAATCTTAATTCACTTTGGATTAGATACTGTTGAATTAAAAGGGGAAGGTTTTAACCTTCGTACTGAAGAGGGAACAGTTGTTAAGGCAGGAGATTTGATTCTAGAAGTAAATATTGATGAGATAAAGAAAAAAGTTCCTTCTATAGTTGTTCCAGTGATTTTTTTAGAAGCAAATGATAAAACGTTTATTTTTAAAACTGGTAATGTAAAAGCTAAAGAAAAAGGTATTATTCAAATAAACTTATAA
- a CDS encoding MurR/RpiR family transcriptional regulator, whose translation MFQLDISKISNKSNLTKTEENILTYIINNIDNVKEIGVRGIAKQHYTSTTTIMNLAKKLGYSGFLDMYYNLFFTIKNKKTHFDVEDNNKYFGINTEELLSLIDNDSINKFINLLIENKNYAIYTCGQGLSSFIAQYINRKLLVNGFNCIFSETYESYDVNPIGAKLFISVSKSGETDFLVDISKSAKKNGIKTISFTGESKNTLADLSDVNFKIYDMHVMDDRNKLPNFFYGNVIMLFEILLDKYLERIKQNEL comes from the coding sequence ATGTTTCAATTAGACATAAGTAAAATAAGCAATAAAAGTAATTTGACTAAAACAGAAGAGAATATATTAACTTATATTATTAATAACATAGACAATGTAAAAGAAATTGGGGTAAGAGGAATAGCAAAACAGCATTATACAAGTACTACTACTATTATGAACCTAGCAAAAAAATTAGGCTATTCTGGTTTCTTGGATATGTATTATAACTTATTTTTCACTATAAAAAATAAGAAGACTCATTTTGATGTAGAAGATAATAACAAATATTTTGGTATTAATACTGAGGAACTACTATCTTTAATAGACAATGATAGTATTAATAAATTTATAAATTTATTAATAGAAAATAAAAATTATGCTATATATACCTGTGGGCAAGGACTTTCATCATTTATTGCACAATACATTAATAGGAAGTTATTGGTCAATGGTTTTAATTGTATTTTTTCTGAAACCTATGAGAGTTACGATGTAAATCCCATAGGTGCCAAATTATTTATAAGTGTTTCAAAGTCGGGGGAGACAGATTTTTTGGTGGATATTTCTAAGTCTGCTAAAAAGAATGGCATAAAAACAATTTCTTTTACAGGAGAAAGTAAAAATACATTGGCAGATTTGTCTGATGTTAATTTTAAAATATATGATATGCATGTTATGGATGATCGTAATAAATTACCTAATTTCTTTTATGGAAATGTTATAATGTTATTTGAAATTCTATTGGATAAATATTTGGAAAGAATCAAACAAAATGAATTGTAA
- a CDS encoding 6-phospho-alpha-glucosidase, with translation MKKFSITIAGGGSTFTPGIVLMLLDNLERFPIRKLKFYDNDGERQSTVAGACEIILKEKAPDIEFHATTDPEEAFTDIDFVMAHIRVGKYAMRELDEKIPLKYDVLGQETCGPGGMSYGMRSIGGVIEILDYMEKYSPNAWMLNYSNPAAIVAEATRRLRPNSKILNICDMPIGIEVRMAEILGLKSRKDMNVRYFGLNHFGWWTDVRDKAGNDLMPKLKEHVSKYGYVVDKGDNQHVEASWADTFAKAKDVYAVDPETLPNTYLKYYLFQDYAVKHSNKEYTRANEVMDGREKFVFGECRKVIANQSTEGCELHIEEHASFIVDLATAIAFNTQERMLLIVPNNGAIENFDPTAMVEIPCLVGSNGPEPLSIGKIPQFQKGLMEQQVSVEKLVVEAWIEKSYQKLWQAITLSKTVPSAEVAKKILDDLIEANKEYWPKLK, from the coding sequence ATGAAGAAATTTTCAATAACTATAGCTGGTGGGGGAAGTACATTTACTCCAGGAATAGTATTAATGTTACTAGATAATTTGGAAAGATTTCCTATAAGAAAGTTGAAATTTTATGATAATGATGGAGAAAGACAGTCTACAGTCGCTGGAGCATGTGAAATTATATTAAAAGAAAAAGCACCAGATATAGAATTTCATGCAACAACAGACCCAGAAGAAGCTTTTACGGATATTGATTTTGTTATGGCTCATATAAGAGTTGGTAAATATGCAATGCGTGAATTAGATGAAAAAATTCCTTTAAAGTATGATGTACTAGGTCAGGAAACTTGTGGACCAGGAGGAATGTCTTATGGCATGAGATCTATTGGTGGAGTTATAGAAATACTTGACTACATGGAAAAATATTCACCAAATGCATGGATGTTAAATTACTCCAATCCAGCAGCAATAGTAGCAGAAGCAACAAGAAGATTGAGACCAAATTCAAAGATATTAAATATATGTGATATGCCAATAGGCATAGAAGTGCGTATGGCTGAAATATTAGGCTTAAAATCAAGAAAAGATATGAATGTACGTTACTTTGGACTTAACCATTTTGGTTGGTGGACAGATGTACGTGATAAAGCTGGGAATGATTTAATGCCTAAATTAAAAGAACATGTTTCCAAATATGGATATGTAGTTGACAAAGGAGATAATCAACATGTTGAGGCAAGTTGGGCTGATACTTTTGCTAAAGCTAAAGATGTATATGCTGTAGATCCAGAAACATTACCTAATACTTATCTAAAATACTATTTGTTCCAAGATTATGCTGTTAAGCATTCCAATAAGGAGTACACAAGAGCAAATGAGGTAATGGATGGAAGAGAAAAATTTGTATTTGGAGAATGCAGGAAAGTTATTGCGAATCAGTCAACAGAAGGTTGTGAACTTCACATAGAAGAACATGCATCTTTCATAGTTGATCTTGCTACAGCCATAGCTTTTAATACGCAGGAGAGAATGTTGTTAATTGTACCAAACAATGGAGCTATTGAAAACTTTGATCCTACAGCTATGGTGGAAATACCTTGTCTTGTAGGAAGTAATGGACCAGAACCATTGTCAATAGGCAAGATTCCTCAATTTCAGAAGGGATTGATGGAACAGCAGGTTTCAGTGGAAAAATTAGTGGTAGAAGCATGGATAGAAAAATCTTATCAGAAATTATGGCAGGCAATAACTCTTTCTAAAACAGTACCTAGTGCAGAAGTAGCTAAAAAGATTTTAGATGATTTGATTGAAGCAAATAAAGAGTATTGGCCTAAATTAAAATAA
- a CDS encoding PTS transporter subunit EIIC, with translation MKDKIVNGMQIFARAIIVPILFLPIVGIVLALSSILSNPTIFGQGSFLINIGKFIASGLWPILGNLSIIFCIGISMGMAKEKKAEAALVGLFSFLVFLGANNEWLTLTGKLVKYKVSSDLYGTGQTLILGFQVIDMGVFLGMILGVVVALVHNKYCNKEFPGAFAVYGNTKFVFIVLLPILLGSAIVLSYVWPVIALGIKALTTFINVSGPIGIFLYGFLNRFLIPTGLHHLIWTPFSYSNIGGELAVNGKTYYGAYNIFLAQLSDPSIKVFDPSAKYLQYGMVKIFGLVGAALAFYRTAKKENKVTLKALLIPAVATSVLVGITEPLEFTFLFVAPFLWVIHSVLDGIFEVAAVLLGVRTYGAGGIIDFLAYNLPAGIGRTRWPIYVAVGLVELPVYYFVFKFVIEKFNLKTPGREDNEVKLYTKKDYRDKKSKDEKQTNESGKDNLASIIVEALGGKGNIETVDNCFSRLRVKITDLDKLDEPALKTTGASGVIKNGNNVQVIYGPKVNSVRNKVDKYLASQ, from the coding sequence ATGAAAGACAAAATAGTAAATGGGATGCAGATTTTTGCAAGGGCTATAATAGTTCCAATACTGTTTTTGCCTATTGTAGGTATAGTTTTAGCTCTTTCGTCTATATTGAGCAATCCTACAATTTTTGGGCAAGGAAGCTTTTTAATTAATATAGGTAAATTTATAGCTAGTGGTCTTTGGCCTATTTTGGGGAACTTGAGTATTATTTTCTGTATAGGAATATCAATGGGAATGGCCAAGGAAAAGAAAGCTGAAGCAGCACTTGTAGGATTATTCTCATTTTTAGTGTTTTTAGGGGCCAATAATGAGTGGCTTACACTGACGGGGAAATTAGTAAAATATAAAGTTTCATCCGATTTATATGGAACAGGTCAAACGCTGATATTAGGATTTCAAGTAATAGATATGGGAGTTTTCCTAGGAATGATTCTTGGAGTAGTAGTAGCACTTGTTCATAATAAATATTGTAATAAAGAATTCCCAGGAGCATTTGCAGTATATGGAAATACTAAATTTGTATTTATAGTTTTATTGCCTATTTTATTAGGATCAGCAATTGTATTAAGTTATGTTTGGCCTGTAATTGCACTGGGTATCAAGGCGTTAACTACATTTATTAATGTATCAGGTCCTATAGGAATATTTTTATATGGATTTTTAAATAGATTTTTGATTCCAACTGGATTGCACCATCTTATATGGACACCTTTCTCTTATTCAAATATTGGTGGGGAATTGGCTGTAAATGGTAAAACTTATTATGGAGCCTATAATATATTCTTAGCACAGTTATCTGATCCATCTATAAAGGTGTTTGATCCATCAGCAAAATATTTGCAATATGGTATGGTTAAAATATTTGGTTTAGTAGGAGCTGCTTTAGCATTTTATAGAACAGCTAAAAAAGAAAATAAGGTCACATTGAAGGCACTTTTAATACCAGCAGTAGCAACTTCAGTACTGGTTGGTATTACAGAACCATTAGAATTTACATTCTTATTTGTAGCACCATTTTTATGGGTAATTCATTCAGTATTAGATGGCATATTTGAAGTTGCTGCTGTATTACTTGGAGTTAGAACCTATGGTGCAGGTGGAATAATAGATTTCTTAGCTTATAATTTACCAGCTGGAATAGGTAGAACTAGATGGCCTATATATGTAGCTGTGGGATTAGTAGAATTACCTGTATATTACTTCGTATTCAAATTTGTAATTGAAAAATTTAATCTTAAAACTCCAGGTAGAGAAGATAATGAAGTGAAATTATATACTAAAAAAGATTACAGGGATAAAAAGTCTAAAGATGAAAAACAAACTAATGAAAGTGGAAAAGATAATCTAGCATCTATAATTGTAGAAGCTTTAGGGGGTAAGGGTAATATTGAAACCGTTGACAACTGCTTTTCTAGACTAAGAGTAAAAATCACAGATTTAGATAAATTGGATGAGCCTGCATTAAAAACTACAGGAGCATCTGGGGTAATTAAAAATGGGAACAATGTTCAAGTTATATATGGACCTAAAGTAAACAGCGTAAGAAATAAAGTAGATAAGTATTTAGCTAGTCAATAG
- a CDS encoding ROK family protein, with protein sequence MAKEYVIGIDLGGTKISGALSDVDGNLLSQYTLPTNAFEGETAVLERVIKVIDKVLNDGNKTAEDIKAIGIGSPGPLDAKNGIIITTPNLPFKNFKLVDPIKEKFGVPTYLDNDGNVAAVGEFVFGAGQGTKNMVFVTVSTGIGGGAVLNGQVYRGNTSNALEIGHMTLEKDGPRCNCGNYGCAEALASGTAIGKRGKEAVLGEEPTSLKNYDDVTSYEVFLEAKKGDKVASEILDKSLEYLGICVANLIITFDPETVIIGGGVSKGGDIVFDKVKEVVNTRCFKAMAESCKIVPAGLGTDAGVMGAVALAVIESK encoded by the coding sequence ATGGCAAAAGAATATGTTATAGGAATCGATTTAGGTGGAACTAAAATCAGCGGAGCTTTATCTGATGTAGATGGAAACTTATTAAGTCAATATACGCTTCCAACTAATGCTTTTGAAGGAGAAACTGCAGTACTGGAAAGGGTAATTAAGGTTATTGACAAAGTCTTAAATGATGGAAATAAAACTGCAGAAGACATTAAAGCCATTGGAATTGGTTCACCGGGACCATTAGATGCTAAAAATGGAATAATAATAACAACGCCAAATCTGCCTTTTAAGAATTTTAAATTAGTAGATCCTATAAAGGAGAAGTTTGGGGTTCCTACTTATTTAGATAATGATGGAAACGTTGCAGCTGTTGGAGAATTTGTATTTGGAGCAGGACAAGGAACTAAAAATATGGTTTTTGTTACAGTAAGTACTGGAATTGGCGGTGGTGCCGTTCTTAATGGACAGGTTTACAGAGGTAATACCAGCAATGCTCTTGAAATTGGACATATGACTCTGGAAAAGGATGGGCCTAGATGTAATTGTGGTAATTATGGCTGTGCAGAGGCACTGGCATCAGGAACTGCCATCGGTAAAAGAGGAAAAGAGGCAGTTTTAGGAGAAGAACCTACTTCCTTAAAGAATTATGATGATGTAACCTCCTATGAAGTTTTCTTAGAGGCAAAAAAAGGAGACAAGGTTGCTTCTGAAATTTTAGATAAGAGTCTTGAATATTTAGGAATATGTGTTGCAAACCTTATTATCACCTTTGATCCTGAAACGGTCATCATCGGTGGCGGTGTTTCCAAGGGTGGAGACATTGTATTTGACAAGGTAAAAGAAGTAGTGAATACAAGATGCTTTAAGGCTATGGCTGAGTCATGTAAAATCGTACCTGCTGGTCTTGGCACAGATGCAGGGGTAATGGGGGCAGTTGCATTAGCTGTTATTGAGAGTAAATAA
- a CDS encoding sigma 54-interacting transcriptional regulator: protein MQAKDKVYDMMKKMCEEKVQISAVELSEALHLSRQVVSHYLNRLLEQNLVQKTNSRPVYWSTTNAYGIENENITSDNTNLEGNCKDNITKIEGQQEMNAFSALIGCHGSQKNVVEQCKAAVNYPPNGLPILITGESGVGKSFLAKLIYQYALEQKVIQFKAPFVVLNCADYANNPELLSATLLGYKKGSFTGANSDKEGLLNEADGGYLFLDEIHRLSYANQEKLFLFMDTGKYRQLGDNEWKKSDVRFIFATTERTEEVLLETFRRRIAVHIHIESIINRPFVERLQMLNLFYYKEAKKIQKNIVVDTHVIEALCFSKPKGNIGTLQNIIQISCANAFTKQINQPFLNITLEGMPDISNIQFSSATSRKLSPLKILYSKKLPQVEDDDILNLKEKFLVFFQEISRISYESMETAKLELVIAFKKLTRSVKKHLDLLFLEQNLFLRESYLEKCQMVMERYGVHCSKDAFKPMYCVLLMFQDDMILKVDFRKIINFLKLVSPKANYVAMKLEEALGTIITGTCKCLEIINTLFFQEYIVETIELQGLIVAHGNATASSIQCVANQNCGTFIFESINMPMEISLAETVEKVNAYLEKVDTSKGVILLVDMGSLNQMYSSIKNHLSGDLLIMNNVTTAIALDVGMKMLQNISFKYIAEQAKSIYTIGVQYFEGIAQGDNIIISCMSGLGISDKIKEIIDRFVNYETMDIITMDYKNLKNLIEENNKDNFKHTKLIITTSNLPNITTIPWVNVYDILDGKGERCLWEALKSEINEQKFEDLKREFIKFFSMEGIASRLTFLNPNIVINEVENVIYRYEQYYDMHLVGYIKLNLYMHIAFMIERLMTSEYHENENKIECTDKEKEFYDVSKDIFEEIEKRYHIKLSQYELSLLYDIFKNIIL from the coding sequence ATGCAGGCAAAAGATAAAGTTTATGATATGATGAAAAAGATGTGTGAGGAAAAGGTGCAGATTAGCGCAGTGGAATTATCGGAAGCATTGCATTTAAGCCGTCAAGTAGTTAGCCATTATCTTAATCGTTTACTTGAGCAAAATTTGGTGCAAAAAACAAATTCAAGACCTGTATATTGGAGTACTACCAATGCCTATGGGATTGAAAATGAAAATATAACATCAGATAATACAAATCTTGAAGGCAATTGTAAAGATAATATTACAAAAATTGAAGGACAACAGGAAATGAATGCATTTAGTGCTCTAATCGGTTGTCATGGTAGTCAGAAAAATGTTGTTGAACAGTGCAAGGCTGCAGTTAATTATCCTCCCAACGGATTACCTATACTTATTACAGGTGAAAGTGGTGTGGGAAAAAGTTTTCTTGCCAAGTTGATTTATCAATATGCTTTGGAACAAAAAGTAATTCAATTCAAAGCGCCATTTGTAGTATTAAACTGCGCAGATTATGCAAATAATCCAGAGTTGTTGTCTGCTACATTGCTTGGTTACAAAAAAGGAAGTTTTACTGGGGCAAACAGCGACAAGGAAGGGCTTTTAAATGAGGCTGATGGTGGATATCTGTTTTTGGATGAAATTCACAGATTATCTTATGCCAACCAGGAAAAGCTATTTTTATTTATGGACACAGGGAAATACCGTCAATTGGGAGACAATGAATGGAAAAAATCTGATGTACGATTTATTTTTGCTACCACAGAGCGTACTGAAGAGGTATTATTGGAAACTTTTAGACGTAGAATTGCTGTTCATATTCACATTGAGAGTATCATCAACCGTCCCTTTGTAGAGAGATTACAGATGCTTAATTTGTTCTATTATAAAGAGGCAAAAAAAATACAAAAGAATATCGTAGTGGATACGCATGTTATAGAGGCATTATGTTTTTCAAAACCTAAGGGGAATATTGGAACTCTTCAAAATATTATTCAAATTAGTTGTGCTAATGCTTTTACAAAGCAAATAAACCAGCCATTTTTGAATATTACTCTAGAGGGTATGCCTGATATTTCAAACATACAGTTTAGTAGTGCAACTAGCAGAAAGCTAAGTCCTCTTAAAATATTGTACAGTAAGAAATTACCTCAAGTTGAAGATGATGATATTTTAAATTTAAAGGAAAAATTTCTTGTGTTTTTTCAAGAAATTTCTCGGATTTCCTATGAAAGTATGGAAACGGCTAAATTAGAACTTGTAATTGCCTTTAAAAAGTTAACACGTTCTGTTAAAAAGCATTTGGATCTATTATTTTTGGAACAAAATTTATTTCTCAGAGAAAGCTACCTGGAAAAGTGTCAAATGGTTATGGAACGCTATGGAGTTCATTGCTCAAAGGATGCGTTTAAGCCTATGTATTGTGTACTTTTAATGTTTCAAGATGACATGATACTTAAAGTTGATTTCCGTAAAATCATAAATTTCTTAAAACTTGTGTCTCCAAAAGCTAACTATGTTGCTATGAAACTAGAAGAGGCACTTGGCACAATAATAACTGGAACATGTAAATGCTTGGAAATTATTAATACTCTTTTCTTTCAAGAATATATTGTGGAAACTATTGAACTTCAAGGTTTGATTGTAGCCCATGGCAATGCCACGGCAAGTAGTATTCAGTGTGTGGCAAATCAAAACTGTGGTACCTTTATATTTGAATCTATTAATATGCCTATGGAAATTTCTTTGGCGGAAACTGTTGAAAAAGTTAATGCTTACCTTGAAAAGGTGGATACTAGCAAAGGGGTTATTTTGTTAGTGGATATGGGTTCTTTAAATCAAATGTATTCTTCTATTAAGAATCATTTGTCGGGAGATTTACTTATTATGAATAATGTGACAACTGCAATTGCCTTGGATGTTGGCATGAAAATGCTTCAGAATATATCCTTTAAATACATAGCGGAACAGGCAAAAAGTATTTATACAATAGGTGTTCAATATTTTGAAGGGATTGCACAGGGAGATAATATTATTATTTCCTGTATGTCTGGACTTGGAATTTCCGATAAAATAAAAGAAATTATTGATAGATTTGTTAATTATGAAACTATGGATATTATTACAATGGATTATAAGAATTTAAAAAATTTAATTGAAGAAAACAATAAAGATAATTTCAAACATACAAAACTAATAATTACAACTTCAAATTTACCCAATATTACAACTATACCCTGGGTAAATGTTTATGATATTTTAGATGGAAAAGGTGAAAGGTGCCTATGGGAAGCATTAAAATCTGAAATAAACGAACAGAAATTTGAAGATTTGAAAAGAGAATTTATAAAATTCTTTTCTATGGAAGGTATTGCCAGTAGGCTGACATTTTTAAATCCAAATATTGTGATTAATGAGGTGGAAAATGTTATTTATAGATATGAACAGTATTATGATATGCATTTAGTTGGCTATATTAAACTTAATCTATATATGCATATTGCTTTTATGATTGAACGATTAATGACATCGGAATACCATGAAAATGAGAATAAAATTGAATGTACAGATAAAGAGAAAGAATTTTATGATGTTTCAAAGGATATCTTTGAAGAAATAGAAAAACGATATCATATTAAATTGAGTCAATACGAGCTATCATTATTATATGATATATTTAAAAATATAATTTTATAA
- a CDS encoding glycoside hydrolase family 13 protein — protein MSNWWKKSVVYQIYPRSFKDSNGDGYGDLNGIIEKLDYLKNLGIDVLWISPVYESPQDDNGYDISDYRKIYEKFGTNADMEKLIEEAHGRGIKIVMDLVANHTSDEHYWFEESKKSKDNPYSDYYFWLDPKTDGSEPNNWGSSFCGSAWEYSKERNQYYLHYYTKKQPDLNWENPKVRQEVYDLMKFWMDKGVDGWRMDVIASISKYTDFPDYPEKPGQKYITGFMHANGPRLHEYLQEMNKEVLSKYDCMTVGEAPGSDSDIARLFVDPERKELNMIITFEHMNLDRIPSSPNRKWALRDFDLVELKRVLSNWQVKLLDHGWNALYFENHDQPRIISRWGNDTNYRKECAKAFATILHGMQGTPYIYQGEEIGMVNAHYKLEEYDDVEIHNAYRELVQKNKSISEEDFMAAVWKKSRDNARTPVQWNNSENAGFTTGKPWIKVNPRYSEINVAEALKDENSIFYYYQKLIKLRHEEQILTDGTFKLYLEDHPSLYVYEREFKGEKWLIAANFSEEETAIDDLKPYFYEKWEKVISNYQEIRVNTPLRPYEAFIVRSVK, from the coding sequence ATGAGTAATTGGTGGAAAAAATCAGTGGTTTATCAAATATATCCAAGAAGCTTTAAGGATTCAAATGGTGATGGATATGGTGATTTAAATGGTATAATAGAAAAATTGGATTATTTAAAGAATCTGGGAATTGATGTTCTATGGATCAGCCCTGTTTATGAGTCTCCTCAAGATGATAACGGTTATGATATCAGCGACTATAGAAAAATATACGAAAAATTTGGAACTAATGCTGATATGGAAAAATTAATTGAGGAAGCACATGGTAGAGGTATTAAAATAGTAATGGATTTAGTTGCTAACCATACCTCTGATGAACATTATTGGTTTGAAGAAAGTAAAAAATCTAAGGATAATCCATATAGTGATTATTATTTCTGGCTTGATCCTAAAACGGATGGCAGTGAACCAAATAATTGGGGATCAAGTTTCTGTGGCTCAGCTTGGGAATATTCAAAGGAAAGAAATCAATATTATCTACATTATTATACAAAGAAGCAACCGGATTTAAATTGGGAAAACCCAAAAGTTCGTCAGGAAGTTTATGATTTAATGAAATTTTGGATGGATAAAGGAGTAGATGGATGGCGTATGGATGTAATTGCATCTATATCAAAATATACTGATTTCCCGGATTATCCTGAAAAACCTGGACAAAAATATATTACAGGTTTTATGCATGCTAACGGACCAAGACTTCACGAATATCTGCAGGAAATGAATAAAGAAGTATTATCAAAATATGACTGCATGACTGTTGGAGAAGCACCTGGATCCGATTCAGATATTGCTAGATTATTTGTAGATCCAGAAAGAAAAGAATTAAATATGATCATTACCTTTGAACATATGAATCTTGATAGAATTCCAAGTTCTCCAAATAGAAAATGGGCATTGAGAGATTTTGATTTAGTAGAATTAAAACGTGTTTTGTCTAATTGGCAAGTAAAATTACTTGATCATGGATGGAATGCTCTATATTTTGAAAATCATGATCAGCCTAGAATTATTTCACGCTGGGGAAATGATACAAATTATCGTAAAGAATGTGCAAAAGCCTTCGCCACTATACTTCATGGTATGCAGGGAACACCTTATATTTATCAAGGAGAAGAAATAGGTATGGTAAATGCTCATTACAAGCTTGAAGAATATGATGATGTGGAAATTCATAATGCATATAGAGAATTAGTACAGAAAAATAAATCTATTTCAGAAGAAGATTTTATGGCCGCAGTATGGAAAAAAAGCCGTGATAATGCCAGAACTCCAGTGCAATGGAACAACTCTGAAAATGCAGGGTTTACAACAGGTAAACCTTGGATTAAGGTAAATCCACGTTATTCTGAAATTAACGTAGCGGAGGCATTGAAAGATGAAAATTCTATTTTCTATTATTATCAGAAGTTAATTAAGTTACGTCATGAAGAACAAATTCTTACAGATGGTACATTTAAGCTTTATTTGGAAGATCATCCAAGTTTATATGTATATGAAAGAGAATTTAAAGGTGAAAAATGGCTTATTGCAGCTAATTTTTCAGAGGAAGAGACGGCTATAGATGATCTTAAACCTTATTTTTATGAAAAGTGGGAGAAAGTTATCAGTAATTATCAGGAAATACGGGTGAATACCCCTTTAAGACCTTATGAGGCGTTTATTGTTAGAAGTGTTAAATAG